The genomic region aaacatttttctattaCTTAATTATGAAACAGTCTATGAAAAGctccttttttttctgtttaaagcAAACTGTTAAAGTTGAGTTATCTACAGAAGAGGATTAGGGCCaggcaataataaaaataaaataaaaccatgttgagattaaagtcattataatgcaaaattaaactctttaaatgttgagaaaaatggcgaaataaaatgttgagaaaaaattcattaaattttgagaaaaagtcaacataaaatgttgagaataaacTCATTAAATTTCGAGTGCTGTGTCTCATTTTATATGCAAAGATGCATTCTGTGAACAGTCCCTTACTTTGCAGAAACAACACAAATCCACCATTTAGTGAATACTTTGTcatattgctttttttaaacTCGCAGGTCAATATTCAATTAATTAACAAtatagtttttttcttcttcttctaatAAATCAAGGAGTTTGCATGTCCTCCTTGTGTTTGTGTGGGTTTCCTCTGGGTGCTCCTGCTCACATTTTTGCACATAAgtacttaataaaattaaagtaaaaaagcaaaacaaaacttgTTTGCCAAAAGCAAGATATCAGATTATTAAAAGCGTTTGTAGCATATCTTGCGTAACATGGTTGCTATTAACATGATGAAATTGTTTACCTTAAGTTCTAGATCGAGATGTGTGGAATAGGGGTTACAACTAACATTTATGTCAGTTTAGTTAATTTCAGAAAAGTGTATTGTATGTCTCCTTAACACAACACACATGATTCAACTCATAAGgtcattagtagagactccaagacctgaaatgtGACAAAAAAGAGGGTATTAAAATGTAGTGTTTTGGAAAAGCTCCAGAAAtggttaaagggttagttctaCTCACCCTAAAGGTACCATAGGTGTATATAACTTGCTTCTTTCAAATGAATCCATttagagttatattaaaaattgtccaaTTGTCCAAATTTACAATTTGAGTAAGcaggtgtttttgttcaacagtgcgtgccttgagggtgagtaaaacatgggctaattttcattttttgggtgaactaaccctttaatggtTTAATAACTGCCAGCTTAAACGTTTTTGGGATTTAAAACTGAGGAGTAAACAATATTGCTAAGAGGTTCTGGGATTACAGGAAGCACCACTTTGAGTAGCTTAACAAGCATTGTTGTTTTGatgctttaaatgttttgttgtctGTTGTTTTGTGCCATGAAACTGGTCTTAACTTGTATTTTTTCCCTTTAGACCCGATGCCACTGAAAGAGGAGAGTCGAGAACTGGATGAAATGGAAGAGAAATATCAGTATGAGAAACAGCATGCTTTCATAACTGAAGAAAAATCTAATAGTTGCTCGCAGACTGAAAAGACCTCACGAAAAACAGTTCAGAACACTGAGACCAGAAGTAAATTCActtgccaacagtgtggaaggAGTTTCACTGAAAAGGAAACcttaaagtccacatgagagttcacactggagagaggccTTACACGTGCCCTCAGTGCGGAAAGAGTTTCTCACGTAAAGGAAGCCTTCATGCCCACACGAGAACACACCCTGGAGAAAGCCGTTACATCTGCAAACTATGTGAGAAGAGCTTCTCGAGAGAAGGTCTTAAAGCCCACATGAGACGTCACGCCGAGTCAAGCCGTttacatgtgatcagtgtggaaatAATTTCACCGCAAAGAATCGCTTGTAAGGATTCACACAAGAGAGAAGCGTTTTAAGTGTCGTCAGTGTGGAATGAGTTTCAACGACAAAAATCACCTTAAGAATCATGTAATAACTCACGCTGAGAGAAGCCTTTCATGTGCGATCACTGTGGAAAGACTTGCTCAAACAAAGCAAACCTTGAAATTCACaggagaattcacactggagaagcCCTTCACCTgtcctcagtgtggaaagagcttcacaGCCAAAGGAAACCTTCAGACTCACATacgaattcacactggagagaagccttacacgTGTGCCCAGTGTGAGAAGAGTTTCACATATCAGAGAGACCTGAAACGTCATCTGCCAACTCACTCTGGACAGAAAGTCAAGGATACTGAGTGTTACAGGAAGGTTAGAAATCTGAGCAATTTGACAACTCACCTGCACTCACTCTGGAGGAAGACCTTTTAACTGTGCTCTGTGTAATAAAACTTTCTTTTGCCAACACACTTACAGATACACCTGAGAAGACATGCATACGCGAGACCTTATTTTTGttctttgtgtggaaagagttttagaTGGCTTGGTAGTTTAAAATGGCACCAGAAAATATGCATCTgtgcaaaattaattttgattgTATAGAGGTGTTTGTTACAACTTTGATTCAGTATAAAAgctcaaaatcaaaatattagatTACACAGTTCCATCTTGCTGTGAAATGCctcactataaaataaatttgtaaataaaaggaCATAAactgaatgcatgaattaagATTGCACTGCTCTGTTTGATTCAGCTTTAATGACAAAATTCACGTTTTCAATCTGGACCTGTCATTAAGATTTAATTCTGGATcttattttgttatgttgcagcctTTTTCTAAAATGCTTTAACTCCCTCCACCGACACTTTGAACTGCTCTTAGTAGTACAGGAACAGATCATGAAAAGCTTAAACAGAATGATAGGTGACttgcttttttttgttatgaAATAGATTCAGAAAATATAGCCGCAAGTGGCGATCATTGGGTCCAAGCACAAATGGCTTGTGTAGACTATAGTTATACAATAGAGCTCGGAGGTTGACGTCACGCAATCTAAACTCAATAAAATGGTAACAAAAAGCTAACCAGCACAACTAATGGGCAACTAATCACACCCcatttggatatttttaatgtctGGGAAAAAATTGGGATTAAACGGGTTAAGATTTCATGACATTTATGATGCTGTAGTGAATTTTACTTTCCCCAACCTAAGGAGGCAAAAGTGTGTAGTGATGGGTACTCGCATCACAGGTGACGTTATGATTTTGGATCACGTGTAACTTAAGATGTGGTTATGAGTACAATCACATAAGAAAGATTGGTGGGATAGCTAACTTGTAGAACCTTTACTGCATTATCAACACAAGGAAGacacaagtgtaataaaataaatttattaacaaaagatAGACTAGAGTAATCAACTACTAAATGAATACCATGAATGGAAGAGAAATAAGatacataaaatgcaagtgattatGTTGGGTGTTTCCATGTCAGAGCTACCGTAGCTCTGGAAACAAGGGCAGAGTCGACAGGGCAGTAAGCCAGGGCAGAGCAGGTGGAGCTGACGAACTCTAGGGGGCGAGCAGAGGTCCACCAGCTCAGCTACGTTATCTGGAAAGATAAACTGTTGCTATTCTGAAAGAAATAATGTGAAGAACATTATTATGCATCAAAACAAATACATGAAAGATTTGCTATAAACTGCAATCAACTATATAACATCCAATGTCAATTAGAAAAATCATATATTGATAATACACAACAATGCCAATGTCTCTGGAAGAGGTTTGGATAGGTAATAGTTATGTTCTCTGTGGTGAGTGAGCAGTCAAAGGTAGCTTGGAGTGAAGGATTGTTTGCCGGAGCTTAACCTTTTTGCAAATGTCTGTGTCTTCTGCCTCTCTGGGCTAGAGACCCAGAATTTGATCGATCCGCTTTGTCTCTCTAGGATGGAGACTCAGGACGTGCTGCATCTGTTGTCTCACTGGACAAAGACTCTGAAGTCTGAGCATAGATTATCTCTTTCCTCACAGGCTGGAGGCTTAGAACATGGTCGTATCTGTGGCTGCCTCAAAGCTGGAGACTCAGGACTTGGTATCTGTTATTGCCTCTTCCCTCACAGGCCAGAGGTTCAGAACGTGTTGATCTGTTAGTGTCTCCTGGACGTGCCAGAGACTCAGAACGGAGGTTGATCTGTTGCGGCCTTCCTGGTAACAGGACTCGGACTCAGAACTGAGATTGATCTGCTATTGCCTCACCCTTGCAGACAGGGGACTCAGATCGTAGTTTCTGTTGCGGTCCCTTCCTTTGCAGGACTCAGACTCAGAACAAGGAGTGTCTTTTGGGAAGGTACCTTTATCTCTTTCCAGTGAGGGGGGGGGCCACCCTTCTTTCCTCCTGTGGAACTTATTTGCATAGTCCAAACACATATTTAGAAAAGTGCCGCTAAAGTTTTACCAATGCATCATTCACTTACCAAACCACAACCAGAATACCTTTGGCAATGTTACGAACACATTAAGTCCAAACATGATGGAAGAAGATTGAACTgtcatgcatgcattcatttgtcCATCAACAGCTGAGTTCGTGTAGATGTTGCACTACACGTCGTTGTTACTGAGAATACTTATTTCTCTGAATATAACATGGGCAATCAGTCCAAACTATAACCGGAAAAAAATGAAGGCCTTGATTGAGTGTCAGTAGTCTGCTCCTCAAAGGGTCAGAGAAGTCCGGGGAGAGGTGGAACAGGGGGCGGGGTGGAAGGCCAGGTCCATGAAGTGGAAGACCTGGAGCCGGCGGAACAGGAAACAAGGGCAGAGTCGACAGGGCAGTAAGCCAGGGCAGAGCTGAGGCCCACCACAGCAAAGCAGACGGACC from Onychostoma macrolepis isolate SWU-2019 unplaced genomic scaffold, ASM1243209v1 Scaffold122, whole genome shotgun sequence harbors:
- the LOC131535070 gene encoding zinc finger protein 260-like, yielding MAVIKEESEDVTIEDTFRVKHEDTEEQTDPMPLKEESRELDEMEEKYQYEKQHAFITEEKSNSCSQTEKTSRKTVQNTETRSKFTCQQCGRSFTEKETLKST